From Hyla sarda isolate aHylSar1 unplaced genomic scaffold, aHylSar1.hap1 scaffold_2018, whole genome shotgun sequence, one genomic window encodes:
- the LOC130317749 gene encoding uncharacterized protein LOC130317749 isoform X1: protein MTPHLLLIYNIPRDFSYCLMTFTIFLPHLLNQGEDPNNIKATETDVSGDEQDKENFPTEKDLIYINATDIKEEEETDVSSDEQYKDIPTGEDLIYINAPETDVSHNKQYKEDIPTEKELLYINTTDIKEEQETDMSGYEQYREDIPTGKDLIYINATDIKEEQETDVNIDEQYKEDIPIGKDLSYINATDIKEKQETDVSSDEQYKEDIPTGKDLIYINATDIKKEEEETDVSGDEQYKEDIPTENRTEIMAYDH from the coding sequence atgactcctcatctcctgctcatctataacatcccacgtgacttctcctactgtctgatgacttttacaatatttcttccACATCTCTTGAATCAGGGTGAAGATCCGAACAATATTAAAGCtacagagacagatgtgagcggcgaTGAGCAGGATAAGGAGAACTTTCCTAcggagaaagatctgatctatattaatgctacagacataaaggaagaagaagagacagatgtgagcagtgatgagcagtataaggacattcctacaggggaagatctgatctatattaatgctccagagacagatgtgagccataataagcagtataaggaggacattcctacagaaaAAGAGCTGCtctatattaatactacagacataaaggaagaacaagagacagatATGAGCGGTTATGAGCAGTAtagggaggacattcctacagggaaagatctgatctatattaatgctacagacataaaggaagaacaagagacagacgtaaacattgatgagcagtataaggaggacattcctatagGGAAAGATCTGAGCTATATTAATGCAACGGACATAAAGGAAAAACAAGAGACGGATgtcagcagtgatgagcagtataaggaggacattcctacagggaaagatctgatctatattaatgctacagatataaagaaagaagaagaagagacagatgtgagcggtgatgagcagtataaggaggacattcctacagagaaCCGCActg
- the LOC130317749 gene encoding uncharacterized protein LOC130317749 isoform X2: MTPHLLLIYNIPRDFSYCLMTFTIFLPHLLNQGEDPNNIKATETDVSGDEQDKENFPTEKDLIYINATDIKEEEETDVSSDEQYKDIPTGEDLIYINAPETDVSHNKQYKEDIPTEKELLYINTTDIKEEQETDMSGYEQYREDIPTGKDLIYINATDIKEEQETDVNIDEQYKEDIPIGKDLSYINATDIKEKQETDVSSDEQYKEDIPTGKDLIYINATDIKKEEEETDVSGDEQYKEDIPTENRTVSRISM, encoded by the exons atgactcctcatctcctgctcatctataacatcccacgtgacttctcctactgtctgatgacttttacaatatttcttccACATCTCTTGAATCAGGGTGAAGATCCGAACAATATTAAAGCtacagagacagatgtgagcggcgaTGAGCAGGATAAGGAGAACTTTCCTAcggagaaagatctgatctatattaatgctacagacataaaggaagaagaagagacagatgtgagcagtgatgagcagtataaggacattcctacaggggaagatctgatctatattaatgctccagagacagatgtgagccataataagcagtataaggaggacattcctacagaaaAAGAGCTGCtctatattaatactacagacataaaggaagaacaagagacagatATGAGCGGTTATGAGCAGTAtagggaggacattcctacagggaaagatctgatctatattaatgctacagacataaaggaagaacaagagacagacgtaaacattgatgagcagtataaggaggacattcctatagGGAAAGATCTGAGCTATATTAATGCAACGGACATAAAGGAAAAACAAGAGACGGATgtcagcagtgatgagcagtataaggaggacattcctacagggaaagatctgatctatattaatgctacagatataaagaaagaagaagaagagacagatgtgagcggtgatgagcagtataaggaggacattcctacagagaaCCGCActg tcAGCAGGATTTCCATGTAG